The following are encoded in a window of Brevibacillus sp. DP1.3A genomic DNA:
- a CDS encoding IS3 family transposase — protein MVTEICKALGVSRSGYYKYLSTRKQNKDKALKEKINMIYKQRKGIYGYRRIQAELVRQYGCKVNHKKVLRLMQNLGIKAVIRRKRAHITTFQAIVSDGRVAENMLNRNFVAQRPNQKWVTDVTQYRIGDERIYLSAIKDLCTREIVAYHISSRNDNALVLQTFKKAFKTQKDVTGVIVHSDQGHQYTSHAYHDMLPTVGAKISMSRRGNCLDNSSMESFFSHLKTEALYPYDIRDVQDAQRRIEEYIHFYNEERLQLKLKKLTPSEFRRQLAA, from the coding sequence ATGGTAACTGAGATTTGTAAGGCTTTAGGTGTCTCGAGAAGCGGATATTATAAATACCTCTCCACTAGAAAACAGAACAAGGACAAAGCTTTGAAAGAGAAAATCAACATGATCTATAAGCAAAGGAAAGGAATTTACGGCTACCGCAGAATTCAAGCAGAACTAGTACGCCAGTATGGTTGTAAAGTAAACCATAAAAAAGTGTTACGGTTGATGCAAAATCTGGGGATTAAAGCAGTTATTCGCCGGAAACGTGCCCATATCACCACTTTTCAAGCCATTGTTTCCGATGGACGTGTAGCCGAGAACATGCTAAATCGTAATTTCGTTGCTCAGAGACCAAATCAAAAATGGGTAACTGACGTTACCCAATATCGAATCGGAGATGAACGCATCTATCTCTCAGCAATTAAAGATTTGTGTACGCGCGAAATTGTTGCCTATCATATCAGCTCTCGAAACGACAATGCGCTTGTTCTTCAGACTTTCAAGAAAGCATTTAAAACACAAAAAGACGTGACTGGTGTGATCGTTCACAGCGATCAGGGTCACCAGTACACGTCTCATGCATACCACGACATGCTGCCTACGGTTGGCGCCAAAATCAGCATGTCACGACGAGGCAATTGCCTAGACAACTCCTCGATGGAGAGCTTCTTTTCTCATTTGAAAACCGAAGCTCTATATCCCTATGATATACGAGATGTACAAGATGCTCAAAGAAGAATTGAGGAATATATCCATTTTTACAACGAAGAACGTCTTCAACTGAAATTAAAAAAACTGACGCCTAGTGAATTTAGACGTCAGTTAGCGGCCTAA
- a CDS encoding PstS family phosphate ABC transporter substrate-binding protein, with amino-acid sequence MNKELVGKIFGCIVLGAIITVIGVVAVVMTALNAQGRVYSLLVAVTTVVFILYIIGQIFAPQKSRLWNRALFVYFLFCTLPVAGYEISSYYHNSIPVVSEAEVNLEQYKPFGTDSKIQKLDQPATLSLQSDLPKIDGATALYPLYASFVQAVYPEKAYDLYDSEVMVSKTPNAYENLLDGKVDVIFAAGPSEEQLLAAKEKGVELKLTPIGREAFVFFVHAENSVQGLTTQQIQGIYAGDIISWDGVGGGYEFIRAFQRPENSGSQTMLQKIMGDKELMTAPQEDVVTGMGGIIEQTANYKNYSNAIGYSFLFYATEMVRNGNIRLLAIDGVLPNKETIKNRAYPFAAQFYVVTAGTDNPNAEKLIEWILSPQGQELVEKTGYIPVK; translated from the coding sequence ATGAACAAAGAATTGGTAGGGAAAATCTTCGGCTGTATCGTTTTAGGTGCGATCATCACGGTGATCGGAGTGGTGGCGGTGGTGATGACTGCCCTGAACGCACAGGGAAGAGTGTATTCCCTTCTTGTTGCTGTCACGACGGTCGTTTTTATCCTCTACATCATCGGCCAAATCTTCGCCCCGCAAAAGAGTCGCTTATGGAACCGAGCCCTCTTTGTCTATTTTCTCTTTTGTACGCTGCCAGTTGCAGGATATGAGATCAGCAGCTATTACCATAACAGCATTCCTGTGGTCAGTGAGGCAGAGGTCAATCTGGAGCAGTATAAACCGTTTGGTACAGACTCCAAAATTCAAAAACTTGATCAACCAGCGACACTGTCGTTACAGTCTGATTTGCCCAAAATAGATGGGGCGACGGCTTTGTATCCGCTTTACGCTTCCTTTGTGCAGGCTGTTTATCCCGAGAAAGCGTACGACCTCTACGACAGCGAAGTCATGGTAAGTAAGACGCCAAATGCGTATGAAAACTTACTGGATGGCAAAGTCGATGTCATCTTTGCAGCAGGTCCTTCTGAAGAACAGCTCCTAGCCGCAAAAGAAAAAGGCGTAGAACTCAAGCTGACACCAATCGGAAGGGAAGCCTTTGTCTTTTTTGTCCATGCAGAGAATTCTGTTCAGGGGCTCACTACCCAGCAGATTCAGGGCATCTATGCGGGAGATATCATTTCTTGGGATGGAGTTGGGGGCGGCTATGAGTTTATTCGTGCCTTTCAGCGGCCAGAAAATAGCGGGAGTCAGACGATGCTGCAGAAGATCATGGGAGATAAAGAGCTCATGACCGCGCCACAAGAAGACGTGGTAACAGGGATGGGCGGAATCATCGAGCAAACAGCCAACTACAAAAATTATTCGAATGCCATCGGTTACTCGTTCTTGTTTTATGCCACGGAGATGGTGCGAAACGGTAACATTCGTCTACTCGCAATTGATGGGGTACTGCCTAATAAGGAAACGATAAAAAACAGAGCGTATCCGTTTGCGGCTCAGTTTTACGTAGTGACAGCTGGGACAGACAATCCGAATGCAGAGAAACTGATCGAATGGATTTTGTCTCCACAAGGACAAGAATTAGTAGAAAAAACGGGCTATATTCCGGTGAAATAA
- the catA gene encoding type A chloramphenicol O-acetyltransferase, producing MKFQRIDLDNWSRRSYFEHYLNRVNCTFSMTANIDITELLPALRQKGLKLYPAFLYMVTNVVNAHREFRTSFHTDGELGYWESMIPSYTFFHQDDQTFSTMWTDFADEFHVFYQNYVADMKQYGNNKGLVAKELEPPYTFPVSCIPWVSFSGFNLNISGDGRYLLPIITSGKYFEQEGKTLLPVSLQVHHAVCDGYHASLFINDLQKWAKDYKEWLGVE from the coding sequence ATGAAATTTCAGCGAATCGATCTAGATAATTGGAGCAGAAGGTCTTATTTCGAGCATTATCTGAACCGAGTAAATTGCACCTTCAGTATGACTGCCAACATTGATATAACGGAATTGCTCCCCGCTCTACGGCAAAAGGGGTTGAAGCTGTACCCGGCTTTTCTGTATATGGTGACGAACGTTGTCAATGCGCATCGCGAATTTCGGACTTCCTTTCATACAGATGGCGAGTTGGGCTATTGGGAGAGTATGATACCCAGCTATACTTTTTTTCATCAGGATGATCAAACTTTTTCTACGATGTGGACGGATTTCGCTGACGAGTTCCATGTGTTTTATCAAAATTACGTAGCGGATATGAAACAGTACGGGAACAACAAAGGTCTTGTGGCGAAAGAACTGGAACCCCCTTATACTTTCCCAGTCTCGTGTATTCCCTGGGTTAGCTTCAGTGGGTTTAATCTGAATATTTCGGGAGATGGGCGGTATTTGCTGCCAATCATTACAAGTGGAAAGTATTTCGAGCAAGAAGGCAAAACGTTATTGCCTGTTTCTTTACAAGTCCATCATGCGGTTTGTGATGGATATCACGCCAGCCTGTTCATCAATGACTTGCAAAAATGGGCAAAAGATTACAAGGAATGGTTAGGTGTTGAGTGA
- a CDS encoding S-layer homology domain-containing protein, translating to MMKNMILCVALFVSILFSTPVPVQASQFSDIPDGHWARESVDFMVKKGVLSGYSNGAFRPNEAIDRAELTVMVHKLFNKLRPNLNKESPVQKIQKFEDVPKSHWAYQPLMEMYDANSFGVVDWDWDKVYIYPEKKVTRWDALYFFQSFFGEKMYQMPDDQVLPILAEIDDITIQSFDSTGYSTRYPGSRAVDKIDDGEYTISYSHLDTGELIFANGDIDTLKAYALAWLVGNDIMSTWKNQLEIHDPLTRAEAVVMLHRTYNILLADGSLSTYTSK from the coding sequence ATGATGAAAAATATGATATTATGCGTAGCTCTTTTCGTTTCTATTCTTTTTTCAACTCCCGTGCCTGTACAAGCCAGTCAGTTCAGCGATATCCCGGATGGACATTGGGCTCGGGAATCGGTTGATTTCATGGTGAAAAAAGGTGTTTTAAGCGGCTATTCCAATGGAGCCTTCAGACCGAATGAGGCGATTGACAGAGCCGAGTTAACTGTTATGGTTCATAAGTTGTTTAATAAGCTTCGTCCGAATCTCAACAAAGAATCCCCCGTGCAGAAAATACAAAAGTTTGAAGATGTCCCCAAAAGCCATTGGGCCTATCAGCCATTGATGGAAATGTACGACGCAAACTCATTTGGTGTTGTAGATTGGGACTGGGACAAAGTTTACATTTATCCCGAAAAAAAGGTAACACGCTGGGATGCTCTGTACTTCTTCCAATCGTTTTTTGGTGAAAAGATGTATCAAATGCCTGACGATCAAGTCTTGCCAATACTTGCAGAAATTGACGACATTACCATACAGTCGTTTGATTCAACTGGGTACTCAACGCGTTATCCTGGTTCACGTGCTGTAGATAAAATTGATGACGGCGAATACACGATTAGCTATAGTCACCTCGACACTGGAGAACTCATATTTGCCAACGGTGACATTGACACATTAAAAGCATATGCACTCGCATGGCTCGTCGGCAACGACATTATGAGTACGTGGAAAAACCAATTGGAAATACACGATCCACTCACACGAGCGGAGGCCGTGGTGATGCTACACCGTACTTACAACATCTTATTAGCGGACGGTTCTCTCTCAACTTATACGAGTAAATAA
- a CDS encoding VOC family protein produces the protein MTKELWINLPVKDLEKSKTFFAALGFSFHPRHENSKDVAGLVIGEKNLLVMLFPEATFQSFTQNELADTKRGTEVLFSIDAESREEVDELVGQVVEAGGTVFSEPREHGPGMYGAGFADLDGHRWNVLYMDMSKMQME, from the coding sequence ATGACAAAAGAGCTTTGGATCAATTTGCCTGTCAAGGACCTCGAAAAGTCCAAAACGTTTTTTGCCGCACTCGGATTCTCTTTTCATCCTCGCCATGAGAACAGCAAAGATGTAGCGGGCTTGGTGATTGGTGAGAAAAACCTCCTAGTGATGCTTTTCCCGGAAGCTACCTTCCAATCGTTTACGCAAAATGAGCTGGCAGATACGAAGCGCGGAACGGAAGTGTTGTTTTCGATCGATGCTGAGAGCAGAGAAGAAGTGGATGAATTGGTGGGTCAGGTGGTAGAGGCTGGGGGCACTGTTTTCAGTGAACCGCGGGAGCATGGTCCGGGAATGTACGGAGCGGGCTTCGCTGATTTGGATGGTCATCGGTGGAATGTGCTGTATATGGATATGAGCAAAATGCAGATGGAGTAA
- a CDS encoding cyclase family protein, with amino-acid sequence MANDLIQAITLLKQKEWVDLTHTFGPESPHFHAFDAAEFQTLFTHDDGFFAQRFSFPGQYGTHLDAPIHFVRNKRYLDEIELKELVLPLIVIDKSKEAEANNDYSLSVGDILHFETEHGQIESGSFVALRTDWSKRWPDVDAFNNKDADGNNHAPGWSLEALKFLFEERQIKAVGHETFDTDATIDYRKNGALLGEYFVLDQDTYQVELLKNLDKLPAKGAVIVNITPKPEKASGFPVRSFAILP; translated from the coding sequence ATGGCAAACGATTTGATTCAAGCAATTACCCTGTTAAAACAAAAAGAATGGGTCGATCTCACGCACACATTCGGTCCAGAATCTCCGCACTTCCACGCCTTTGACGCCGCCGAATTCCAAACGCTGTTCACACATGACGACGGCTTCTTTGCCCAGCGCTTCTCTTTTCCTGGACAGTACGGTACGCACTTGGATGCACCGATTCACTTCGTGCGCAACAAGCGTTACTTAGACGAGATCGAGCTGAAGGAGCTCGTATTGCCGCTCATCGTCATCGACAAATCAAAAGAAGCCGAAGCCAACAACGACTATTCGCTTTCCGTGGGAGACATTTTGCATTTTGAAACCGAGCATGGTCAAATCGAGAGCGGCTCCTTCGTCGCCTTGCGCACAGATTGGAGCAAGCGCTGGCCAGATGTGGATGCCTTCAACAATAAGGATGCAGATGGCAATAATCACGCTCCTGGCTGGTCTTTGGAGGCTTTAAAATTTTTGTTCGAAGAAAGACAAATCAAAGCAGTCGGTCACGAAACCTTCGATACGGATGCGACTATCGATTACCGGAAAAACGGAGCGCTTTTGGGTGAATATTTCGTGCTCGATCAAGACACCTATCAAGTTGAGCTGCTCAAAAATCTCGATAAGCTCCCAGCAAAAGGTGCTGTCATTGTAAACATTACACCGAAGCCTGAAAAAGCCTCCGGGTTTCCTGTTCGTTCGTTTGCGATTTTGCCTTAA
- a CDS encoding LacI family DNA-binding transcriptional regulator: protein MDTKNKVTIEDVAKKAGVGIATVSRAINDSAGISPKTKALILQVIDELGFIPNTSAQSLKVRQTYQIALAVPDIRNAIIPDIAWSVEQAAKQHGYRVVQINTAGNARMELETVREVKKLHVDGLIIMPLAYPKTLVQMINKASVPVSIINYGKKLEDNVKADVVSMARQEGRLVMEHLIKIGRTRIAYAGAPKDKIEERYFAYEASLQHVDPSLVYFGEDFSFETGLRAADYFFSLKNMPDAIYAVNDMVAIGIVNRFKELGVRVPEDVAVVGIDNNVWTTITTPQISSVSIMGEEVARLATELLLKRIREQGAGAYERVQFEPRLIVRESSVAVIRKSSLDT, encoded by the coding sequence TTGGATACAAAAAATAAAGTGACAATAGAAGACGTTGCGAAGAAGGCTGGCGTAGGAATCGCAACAGTATCGAGAGCCATCAATGACAGCGCGGGGATCAGTCCTAAGACGAAAGCGTTGATTTTGCAGGTGATCGACGAGCTGGGCTTTATTCCGAACACTTCTGCACAAAGTCTAAAGGTGCGCCAAACCTATCAAATCGCACTGGCTGTTCCTGACATTCGAAATGCAATTATTCCAGATATCGCCTGGTCAGTCGAGCAAGCGGCCAAGCAGCATGGCTACCGTGTCGTACAAATTAATACAGCAGGAAATGCCCGAATGGAGCTTGAGACTGTGCGTGAGGTCAAAAAGCTGCATGTAGACGGGCTGATTATCATGCCGCTCGCCTATCCGAAGACGTTGGTCCAGATGATTAACAAAGCGAGTGTTCCGGTTTCGATTATTAACTATGGGAAAAAGCTCGAGGACAATGTGAAAGCAGATGTGGTTAGCATGGCCCGTCAAGAAGGTCGACTCGTCATGGAGCATCTAATCAAAATTGGCCGTACGCGAATTGCTTACGCAGGCGCGCCGAAGGACAAGATCGAGGAGCGGTATTTTGCCTATGAGGCTTCGCTTCAGCACGTCGATCCTTCGCTAGTGTATTTTGGTGAGGACTTCTCGTTTGAGACGGGGCTTCGTGCTGCTGATTACTTTTTTAGCTTGAAAAACATGCCGGATGCCATCTATGCGGTCAATGACATGGTGGCAATCGGGATCGTGAATCGGTTCAAGGAGCTGGGAGTCCGCGTGCCAGAAGATGTCGCGGTCGTGGGAATTGACAACAATGTGTGGACGACGATAACGACTCCGCAGATCAGTTCTGTTTCGATCATGGGAGAAGAGGTGGCACGGCTGGCGACTGAGCTTTTGCTGAAACGGATTCGAGAGCAAGGGGCAGGGGCGTACGAACGCGTACAGTTCGAGCCGCGGCTGATTGTAAGGGAGTCCAGTGTAGCTGTTATCCGTAAATCCTCGTTGGATACATAG
- a CDS encoding 2,3-butanediol dehydrogenase, translating into MKALRWHGLKDLRLETISEPIASKGKVKIRVEWCGICGSDLHEYVAGPIFIPQGAEHPLTGEKAPIVMGHEFSGQVVEIGEGVNTIKVGDRVVVEPVFACGTCTACRQGKYNLCEKMGFLGLAGGGGGFSEYVACDEHMVHKIPDSLSYEQGALVEPSAVALYAVRSSQLKAGDKAVVFGAGPIGLLVIEALKAAGAAEIYAVELSPERKNKAAELGAIVIDPKEYDVVQEIHNRTNGGADIAFEVTGVPPVLTQAIESTKIAGQIMIVSIFEREASIKPNHIVMKERNMTGIIGYRDVFPAVISLMEKGFFPADKLVTQRIKLDDIVEHGFEALLKEKNQVKILVSPRA; encoded by the coding sequence ATGAAAGCATTACGTTGGCACGGTTTGAAAGACCTCCGTTTGGAAACCATTTCGGAACCGATTGCGTCCAAAGGTAAAGTGAAAATCAGAGTCGAGTGGTGCGGTATTTGCGGAAGCGACTTGCACGAATACGTGGCTGGCCCGATCTTCATCCCACAGGGAGCTGAACATCCACTTACAGGCGAAAAAGCCCCGATCGTAATGGGGCATGAATTTTCCGGACAAGTAGTGGAAATCGGGGAAGGCGTGAACACCATCAAGGTTGGGGATCGCGTCGTTGTCGAGCCGGTTTTCGCTTGCGGAACATGCACTGCGTGCAGACAAGGCAAATACAATCTTTGTGAAAAAATGGGCTTCCTCGGTTTGGCTGGCGGTGGTGGCGGCTTCTCGGAATACGTGGCTTGCGATGAGCACATGGTCCACAAAATCCCAGACAGTCTCTCTTATGAGCAAGGCGCTCTTGTCGAGCCATCTGCCGTAGCCCTTTACGCAGTACGTTCGAGTCAGTTGAAAGCCGGCGACAAAGCTGTCGTATTCGGCGCCGGTCCTATCGGCCTGCTTGTCATTGAAGCACTGAAAGCAGCAGGTGCGGCTGAGATTTATGCAGTGGAGCTGTCCCCTGAACGTAAAAACAAGGCAGCTGAGCTGGGCGCCATCGTCATCGATCCGAAAGAATACGACGTAGTCCAGGAAATTCACAACCGGACAAACGGCGGCGCAGATATCGCCTTTGAAGTCACAGGCGTGCCTCCTGTCCTCACGCAAGCCATCGAATCTACCAAAATCGCTGGACAAATCATGATCGTCAGCATCTTCGAAAGAGAAGCGTCAATCAAACCGAACCACATCGTCATGAAAGAACGCAACATGACAGGCATCATCGGCTACCGCGACGTATTCCCTGCTGTCATCAGCCTGATGGAAAAGGGCTTCTTCCCAGCGGACAAGCTGGTCACCCAGCGAATCAAGCTCGACGACATTGTGGAGCATGGGTTTGAAGCACTGCTAAAAGAGAAAAACCAGGTGAAAATTCTCGTTAGCCCGAGAGCATAA